A region of Gracilinanus agilis isolate LMUSP501 chromosome 3, AgileGrace, whole genome shotgun sequence DNA encodes the following proteins:
- the ATP5MC3 gene encoding ATP synthase F(0) complex subunit C3, mitochondrial, with protein sequence MFACAKLACSPALIRAGSRIAYRPISAAVLSRPEVRTGEGNTVSNGAQNRVSQLALREFQTSAISRDVDTAAKFIGAGAATVGVAGSGAGIGTVFGSLIIGYARNPSLKQQLFSYAILGFALSEAMGLFCLMVAFLILFAM encoded by the exons atccgTGCTGGATCCAGAATTGCATACAGACCAATTTCTGCAGCAGTGTTGTCTAGACCAGAGGTCAGGACTGGAGAG ggcAACACAGTATCTAATGGGGCCCAGAACAGGGTGTCTCAGCTAGCACTAAGGGAGTTCCAGACCAGTGCTATCAGCAGAGACGTTGATACTGCTGCCAAATTTATTGGTGCAGGTGCTGCCACAGTAGGAGTGGCTGGTTCTGGTGCTGGTATTGGAACTGTCTTTGGTTCTCTCATTATTGGTTATGCCAG aaaccCATCATTGAAGCAGCAGCTGTTCTCATATGCTATCCTGGGATTCGCTTTGTCTGAAGCTATGGGTCTCTTTTGTTTGATGGTTGCTTTCTTGATCTTGTTTGCCATGTAA